A part of Prevotella melaninogenica genomic DNA contains:
- the pflA gene encoding pyruvate formate-lyase-activating protein has protein sequence MVQCKVDNTQKEFSKLQDSMLQVHSIESFGSVDGPGIRFVIFLKGCTMRCQYCHNPDTWSRAGGQLRSVDDVLTQAQRYRSYWGEKGGITLSGGEALLQIQPLTELFRKAKELGINTCLDTSAQPFNRESSSFSAFEELMKYTDLVLLDIKHIDSDAHKQLTGWKNENILDCARYLSDIGKPVWIRHVLVPGINDDDTSLHKLRAFIDTLSNVERVDVLPYHSLGVYKWEQLGIPYALTDVKSPTEEGVLHARKVLTE, from the coding sequence ATGGTTCAATGTAAAGTGGATAATACGCAAAAGGAATTTTCCAAATTACAAGATAGTATGCTTCAGGTCCATTCCATCGAATCTTTTGGTTCGGTGGATGGACCCGGAATACGCTTTGTGATTTTCCTCAAAGGGTGCACAATGCGGTGCCAGTACTGTCACAACCCAGATACATGGAGCAGAGCGGGGGGACAACTCCGCTCTGTTGATGATGTCTTGACACAAGCCCAACGTTATCGAAGTTATTGGGGAGAGAAAGGCGGTATCACCCTGAGTGGGGGTGAGGCTTTGTTGCAAATACAACCTCTTACTGAACTGTTTCGTAAAGCTAAGGAATTAGGAATCAATACCTGCCTTGATACTTCAGCCCAACCTTTCAATCGGGAGTCGAGTAGCTTCTCTGCTTTTGAGGAGTTAATGAAATATACCGATTTAGTATTGTTGGACATAAAGCATATTGATAGCGATGCTCATAAGCAATTGACTGGTTGGAAAAACGAGAATATCCTCGACTGTGCTCGCTATCTCTCGGATATTGGGAAGCCTGTATGGATAAGACACGTCTTGGTTCCTGGTATCAATGATGATGACACATCACTACACAAACTTCGTGCTTTCATAGACACATTAAGCAATGTCGAACGTGTTGATGTACTGCCTTATCATTCGTTAGGAGTGTATAAATGGGAGCAATTAGGAATCCCATATGCACTCACTGATGTCAAATCGCCTACGGAGGAAGGCGTTCTTCATGCACGAAAGGTGTTAACAGAGTAA
- the pflB gene encoding formate C-acetyltransferase, whose product MKKAWRGFTGTKWLDEVNMRQFIQDNYDSYDGDASFLEAPTEATNKLWGMLKELQKQERAKGGVLDMETEVVSSMTAYGPGYIGDGTKELEKVVGLQTDKPLKRAFMPYGGIKMAEQACTTYGYEPSDKLHEIFTKYCKTHNDGVFDAYTDEMKLVRHNHILTGLPDTYGRGRIVGDYRRVALYGVDFLINEKAKDLRNCGDGTMTEEIIRQREEISMQIKALKEMKEMAAIYGYDISEPANNAREAVQWLYFGYLSAIKTQNGAAMSVGRISTFLDIYIQRDFKEGTLTEAEAQELIDHLVMKFRMVKFARIPSYNQLFSGDPVWATLEVAGLGMDGRSMVTKNDFRFLHTLENMGPSPEPNLTVLYSSRLPKHFKDYAAKISIDTSSIQYENDDVMRPIWGDDYSICCCVSATQTGKEMQFFGARANLAKCLTYAISGGVDSKTREQCGPAYRPIEGDVVTYDEFMPRFMDMMEWLAGVYVNTLNLIHYMHDKYFYEAAELALIDTDVRRTFATGIAGFSHVVDSISAIKYAKVSIIRDETGFPIEYKTEGDFPRYGNDDDRADDIAVWLLKTFMNMIRKHHTYRNSEPTTSILTITSNVVYGKFTGNMPDGRPAGAPLAPGANPSYGAEQNGLLASLNSTAKLPYEYALDGISNTQTISPEALGHNDEERISTLVGVMDGYFNRGAHHLNVNVFGVDKLIDCMEHPEKEEYANFTIRVSGYAVKFIDLTREQQLDVIARRAHGSM is encoded by the coding sequence ATGAAAAAAGCATGGAGAGGATTTACTGGAACCAAGTGGCTTGATGAAGTCAATATGCGTCAGTTTATCCAAGATAATTATGACAGTTATGATGGCGATGCCTCATTCCTTGAGGCACCAACCGAGGCAACCAACAAACTTTGGGGTATGCTCAAAGAACTGCAGAAGCAGGAACGTGCCAAAGGTGGAGTCTTAGACATGGAAACCGAAGTTGTATCGAGTATGACAGCTTACGGTCCTGGCTATATCGGTGACGGAACAAAAGAACTGGAGAAAGTCGTTGGTTTGCAGACTGATAAGCCTCTGAAGCGTGCCTTTATGCCTTATGGTGGTATAAAGATGGCTGAGCAGGCTTGTACAACCTACGGTTATGAGCCATCAGATAAACTTCATGAGATTTTCACGAAGTATTGCAAGACACACAATGATGGTGTTTTCGATGCTTATACTGACGAGATGAAACTTGTCAGACACAACCATATCCTTACGGGTCTTCCAGATACCTATGGTCGTGGCCGTATCGTTGGTGACTACCGTCGTGTAGCACTTTACGGCGTTGACTTCCTTATCAACGAGAAAGCAAAGGACCTGCGCAATTGCGGTGATGGAACAATGACCGAAGAGATTATCCGTCAGCGTGAGGAAATCTCTATGCAAATCAAGGCTTTGAAGGAGATGAAGGAGATGGCAGCCATCTATGGTTATGACATCTCTGAGCCAGCTAACAACGCACGTGAGGCGGTACAGTGGCTTTACTTTGGCTATCTGTCTGCTATCAAGACACAGAATGGTGCAGCAATGTCAGTAGGTCGTATCTCTACTTTCCTTGATATCTATATTCAGCGTGACTTCAAAGAAGGAACACTCACAGAGGCAGAAGCACAGGAACTTATCGACCACTTGGTAATGAAGTTCCGTATGGTTAAGTTTGCACGAATCCCTTCTTACAACCAACTCTTCTCTGGTGACCCTGTTTGGGCTACCCTCGAAGTTGCGGGATTGGGTATGGATGGTCGCTCAATGGTGACTAAGAACGACTTCCGTTTCCTCCATACACTTGAGAATATGGGACCTTCGCCAGAGCCTAACCTCACTGTATTGTATAGCTCACGCCTGCCAAAGCATTTCAAGGACTATGCAGCAAAGATATCAATTGATACAAGCTCTATCCAATATGAGAATGATGACGTGATGCGTCCAATATGGGGCGATGACTATTCTATCTGCTGCTGTGTATCTGCAACACAGACGGGTAAGGAGATGCAGTTCTTTGGTGCACGTGCAAACCTCGCTAAATGTCTTACCTACGCAATCAGCGGTGGTGTTGACAGCAAGACACGTGAACAGTGTGGGCCTGCTTATCGTCCAATAGAGGGTGATGTGGTAACATACGATGAGTTTATGCCTCGCTTCATGGATATGATGGAGTGGTTGGCAGGTGTCTATGTAAACACATTGAACCTCATCCATTACATGCACGATAAGTACTTCTATGAGGCTGCAGAGCTTGCACTCATTGACACTGACGTACGTCGTACTTTTGCAACGGGTATTGCTGGTTTCAGCCATGTGGTTGACTCTATTTCAGCTATCAAGTATGCTAAGGTGAGCATCATTCGTGACGAGACAGGCTTCCCAATCGAGTACAAGACAGAGGGCGACTTCCCACGTTATGGTAACGATGATGACCGTGCTGACGATATCGCTGTATGGTTGTTGAAGACCTTTATGAATATGATTCGCAAGCATCATACCTATCGTAATTCAGAGCCTACAACCAGTATCCTTACGATTACTTCAAACGTTGTATATGGTAAATTTACTGGTAACATGCCTGATGGACGTCCTGCTGGTGCACCACTTGCTCCCGGTGCTAACCCATCTTATGGCGCAGAGCAGAATGGTTTGCTGGCTTCGTTGAATTCAACAGCCAAACTCCCATACGAGTATGCGCTCGATGGTATTTCTAACACACAGACTATCAGTCCAGAGGCACTCGGACACAATGACGAGGAGCGTATCAGTACACTCGTTGGTGTCATGGATGGCTACTTCAATCGCGGTGCACACCACTTGAATGTCAATGTCTTTGGTGTTGACAAACTGATTGACTGTATGGAACATCCAGAGAAAGAAGAGTATGCTAACTTCACCATCCGTGTGAGCGGTTATGCTGTGAAGTTCATCGACCTTACTCGTGAGCAGCAGCTGGATGTTATCGCACGTCGTGCACATGGTTCAATGTAA